The following coding sequences are from one Candidatus Poribacteria bacterium window:
- a CDS encoding sialidase family protein: MRQITIYREPGRYAGWPANYGIWAWDNEIVVGFTVGYHKSDAGFHRRDRDKPFTGMQARSLDGGETWHISETPCRLPARGTLSADEHVEERHRLEADASFQTPGRVDFSHPDFAMMCSRSGLRAGAYSWFYTSPDRCKSWDGPFRIPMFGYTGIAARTDYLVSGPDKCILFLTASKADGEEGLIFCAQTTDGGESFSLLSQIGPEPEGFAIMPASVRLSDSKILVAVRCRAGGDSPSDWEKWENWIDLYASDDNGQTWDYMNRPVENTGRGGNPPTLTLLHDGRLCLIYGYRDAPHRMCAKLSSDAGETWSEEIVLRDNGGDHDVGYPRTIQRPDGTIVTAYYFDEEPDGERFIEATLWKP, from the coding sequence ATGAGACAGATTACAATCTATCGTGAGCCGGGCCGCTATGCTGGCTGGCCAGCGAATTACGGAATTTGGGCGTGGGATAACGAGATCGTTGTCGGTTTTACTGTGGGGTATCATAAATCGGATGCGGGGTTCCATCGCCGCGACCGCGATAAGCCGTTTACCGGGATGCAGGCACGAAGTTTAGATGGCGGTGAAACATGGCACATCTCAGAAACCCCCTGTCGCCTCCCGGCAAGAGGCACACTCTCCGCAGATGAACATGTCGAAGAACGACACAGACTGGAAGCGGACGCTTCATTCCAGACACCGGGTCGCGTCGATTTTTCACATCCCGATTTCGCAATGATGTGCAGCAGATCTGGGTTAAGAGCGGGAGCCTACTCATGGTTCTATACCTCCCCAGATCGGTGCAAAAGTTGGGACGGTCCGTTTCGGATCCCGATGTTCGGTTATACAGGTATTGCGGCACGAACGGATTACCTCGTTTCAGGACCAGACAAATGTATACTGTTTCTCACTGCATCGAAAGCGGACGGTGAGGAGGGGTTGATATTCTGTGCACAGACAACCGATGGTGGTGAATCCTTTTCATTGCTGTCTCAGATTGGACCGGAACCCGAAGGCTTCGCGATTATGCCAGCAAGTGTTCGGTTATCTGATTCAAAGATTCTGGTGGCGGTTCGCTGCCGCGCCGGTGGTGATTCCCCATCCGACTGGGAGAAATGGGAGAACTGGATTGATCTCTACGCCTCAGATGATAACGGACAGACGTGGGATTACATGAATCGACCTGTAGAGAATACGGGCCGCGGTGGGAATCCACCGACGCTCACTCTTCTTCACGATGGACGGTTGTGTCTTATTTACGGGTATCGGGACGCGCCTCATCGGATGTGTGCGAAGTTAAGCAGTGATGCCGGGGAAACGTGGAGCGAAGAGATCGTCTTGCGCGATAATGGCGGAGATCACGATGTCGGGTATCCTCGCACGATTCAACGTCCCGATGGAACCATAGTGACCGCCTACTATTTTGATGAGGAACCCGATGGGGAACGGTTCATTGAGGCGACATTGTGGAAGCCTTAG
- a CDS encoding PQQ-like beta-propeller repeat protein: protein MRASAGIVSLLLSLLLIVLADTLASDWNDFLGPERNGKSQEKIDIVPWGKTGPLVVWHKRIGVSYGAPVVADGRLFMFARHGNMARLTCMESDTGTEQWRFEYPTDYEDMYGYNNGPRSCPVVDEERVYIFGAEGMLHCLRVSDGELLWKIDTAARFNVVQNFFGAASTPVVEGELLIAQIGGSPPGTPKDPWASNGKPPPNGTGIVAFNKKTGEVVYEISNELASYASPIMATIDGRRWGFMFARGGLVGFEPATGKLDFYYPWRCSKVESVNASSPVVADDLVFISESYEIGSSVLQVYPGGYEVIWKDSPRSRNKSMRLHWNTAIHHEGYLYGCSARHSSGADIRCVELKTGKVLWAQRVNERASLLWVNDHFIYLGERGRLMLLKCTPEKMDILSETVPRDKNGRQFIEYPAWAGPVMSNGLLYVRGDDRVICFSLTAQKD from the coding sequence GTGAGGGCATCTGCAGGAATCGTTTCGCTCCTACTCAGTCTACTGCTGATTGTGCTGGCAGACACGCTTGCTTCCGACTGGAACGATTTTCTCGGTCCAGAGCGAAACGGTAAATCCCAAGAAAAGATAGACATCGTCCCATGGGGAAAAACGGGTCCCCTGGTCGTCTGGCACAAGAGGATTGGTGTTAGCTACGGCGCACCTGTCGTCGCAGACGGACGACTTTTCATGTTCGCGCGTCATGGCAACATGGCGCGCCTCACCTGCATGGAAAGCGACACTGGGACTGAACAATGGAGATTTGAGTATCCAACGGACTATGAAGATATGTACGGCTACAACAACGGACCGCGCTCGTGTCCTGTTGTTGATGAAGAACGCGTTTATATCTTCGGTGCCGAAGGAATGTTGCACTGCCTTCGTGTTTCGGATGGGGAGTTGTTATGGAAGATAGACACAGCAGCACGTTTCAACGTGGTCCAAAACTTTTTCGGTGCCGCCTCAACGCCGGTTGTTGAAGGAGAATTACTCATTGCCCAAATCGGCGGCTCTCCACCCGGAACTCCAAAGGATCCCTGGGCATCAAATGGCAAACCACCGCCGAACGGCACCGGTATCGTTGCTTTCAACAAAAAGACAGGCGAAGTGGTTTACGAAATCAGCAACGAATTAGCGAGCTACGCCAGTCCCATCATGGCAACAATCGACGGACGGCGTTGGGGATTTATGTTTGCTCGCGGTGGACTCGTCGGTTTTGAACCGGCAACAGGAAAACTCGACTTTTATTATCCGTGGCGCTGCTCGAAGGTTGAATCTGTCAATGCTTCGTCTCCAGTTGTTGCTGACGACCTCGTTTTTATCAGTGAATCTTATGAGATTGGCAGCTCTGTCCTCCAAGTGTATCCAGGTGGCTACGAAGTCATTTGGAAAGACTCACCGCGCAGCCGAAACAAATCAATGCGGTTGCACTGGAACACCGCTATCCACCACGAGGGCTATCTCTACGGCTGTAGCGCAAGACATTCCAGTGGTGCGGATATTCGGTGCGTGGAACTCAAGACGGGTAAAGTCTTATGGGCACAACGTGTTAATGAACGCGCGTCGCTACTCTGGGTGAACGACCACTTCATCTACCTCGGTGAGCGCGGACGTTTGATGCTGCTCAAATGCACACCGGAGAAGATGGACATCCTTTCGGAGACAGTCCCAAGGGACAAAAATGGAAGACAATTTATAGAATATCCTGCCTGGGCGGGACCTGTGATGTCAAACGGACTGTTATACGTCCGAGGCGATGATAGGGTAATCTGCTTTTCTCTTACTGCTCAAAAAGACTGA
- a CDS encoding formylglycine-generating enzyme family protein — protein sequence MNTFCPNKSNLFSVIILIFSLSICFRAFAQDTENLILISAGTFTMGSDTRAADEKPMHKVYLDTYYISKYEVTNAEYYEFWKHQLKTASPQQTPPHTPENFTHLPQIGDWPARAKQFPNHPVVGVSWHDANAYAIWKGMRLPTEAEWEKAARGYTNRTWPWGSALEPYANTAAKDDGYENSLAPVGSFPKGKSYYGAMDMAGNVWEWTADWYSDVYYWHTSQAVTKSPKRNPTGPAVGSWRVIRGGSWIDTIARCSTTFRFYLYPNLKTSFVGFRLAKTAEKTAK from the coding sequence ATGAACACCTTTTGTCCAAACAAAAGTAACCTCTTCAGCGTTATTATCCTGATTTTCAGTCTCAGCATCTGTTTTAGGGCATTCGCGCAGGACACCGAGAATCTCATATTAATCTCTGCAGGCACCTTTACGATGGGCAGCGATACCCGCGCCGCCGATGAAAAACCGATGCATAAAGTCTACCTTGACACTTATTACATCAGCAAATATGAGGTTACGAACGCCGAGTACTATGAATTTTGGAAACATCAATTAAAAACCGCCTCTCCGCAACAAACGCCGCCGCACACACCCGAAAATTTCACACATCTCCCGCAGATCGGCGACTGGCCCGCACGCGCGAAACAGTTCCCGAATCATCCTGTCGTTGGTGTGTCATGGCACGATGCAAACGCTTATGCCATTTGGAAAGGCATGCGGCTTCCGACAGAGGCGGAGTGGGAAAAAGCCGCACGCGGCTATACCAACAGAACATGGCCCTGGGGTAGTGCCTTAGAACCGTATGCGAATACCGCTGCCAAGGATGACGGCTATGAGAACAGTCTTGCGCCTGTCGGAAGCTTCCCGAAAGGCAAAAGTTACTATGGTGCAATGGATATGGCGGGAAACGTCTGGGAGTGGACAGCCGATTGGTACAGCGATGTCTATTATTGGCACACTTCCCAAGCCGTGACGAAAAGCCCTAAGCGGAATCCGACGGGACCGGCTGTCGGCAGCTGGCGCGTTATCCGCGGTGGTTCATGGATTGATACGATCGCTCGATGTAGCACAACGTTCCGGTTCTATCTCTATCCTAACCTAAAAACCTCCTTTGTCGGTTTCCGATTGGCAAAAACTGCCGAAAAAACCGCAAAGTAA
- a CDS encoding mannonate dehydratase, with amino-acid sequence MANQSPLRKIAPGMKVTAQMSPEPSEADLQLAKQMDVEYVVLWTNGENANYDYFMSRREIFENAGLKIYGFGNSDVHNQDGIVLNLENRDAKIEQYKRYIRDLGRAGIPYTTYAHMGNGIWSTERETTRGGADARAFNLEAAQEGHWGGKLYPMPLSHGREYSEEEIWDNYAYFIKQAAPVAEEAGVMIGIHPDDPPAVHLAGIPRCIFSSFEGYKRALEIADSPNVGMCFCVGCWLEGGELMGKDVIESIRYFGERNKIFKVHFRNVDQPLPHFVETFVDNGYQDMYQVAKALREVDFNGVLIPDHIPSMGGDGRIGTAYTIAYMNALVKRANEEVAA; translated from the coding sequence ATGGCAAACCAAAGTCCATTGCGTAAAATTGCACCCGGTATGAAAGTTACGGCGCAGATGTCACCGGAACCGAGTGAGGCAGACCTGCAGCTCGCTAAGCAGATGGATGTCGAATATGTTGTCCTCTGGACAAACGGCGAAAATGCGAATTACGACTATTTCATGAGTCGCCGCGAGATTTTCGAGAACGCGGGCCTCAAAATCTACGGGTTTGGCAACAGCGATGTTCATAATCAGGACGGGATCGTGCTGAACTTAGAAAACCGCGACGCGAAGATTGAACAGTACAAGCGGTATATCCGAGACCTCGGTAGAGCGGGAATTCCGTACACGACCTACGCGCACATGGGTAACGGCATCTGGAGTACTGAACGTGAGACAACCCGTGGCGGAGCGGATGCGAGAGCATTCAACCTTGAGGCTGCACAAGAAGGACACTGGGGAGGCAAACTGTATCCGATGCCGCTCTCACACGGTCGTGAATACAGTGAGGAGGAGATTTGGGATAATTACGCGTACTTTATCAAGCAGGCAGCACCCGTCGCTGAGGAAGCCGGTGTAATGATCGGGATTCATCCAGATGACCCACCGGCAGTGCATCTCGCCGGAATTCCAAGATGTATTTTCAGCAGCTTTGAAGGCTACAAGCGCGCCCTCGAAATCGCTGATAGCCCGAATGTTGGGATGTGTTTTTGTGTCGGATGTTGGCTGGAGGGTGGCGAACTCATGGGCAAAGATGTGATTGAGTCTATTCGCTATTTCGGGGAACGGAACAAGATTTTCAAAGTTCATTTCCGCAACGTCGATCAGCCACTCCCGCACTTCGTTGAAACCTTCGTTGACAACGGCTATCAGGATATGTATCAAGTCGCAAAAGCACTCCGCGAAGTGGATTTCAACGGTGTGCTGATTCCCGACCATATCCCATCAATGGGCGGTGATGGTCGTATCGGAACAGCCTATACAATCGCCTACATGAACGCTCTGGTGAAGCGAGCCAATGAGGAGGTCGCTGCGTGA
- a CDS encoding sulfatase: protein MIWQIVNLKESQLSRPNILFIMSDDHASHAISSYGSRINQTPNLDRIADGGMILQNCFCVNSICTPSRANILTGKHSHLNGVKTLSDPIDGRKPNVAKMLQGDGYQTAMVGKWHLGHGGNADPTGFDYWNVLPGQGLYHDPVMLEPDGRKTHKGYTTDIITDFSLEWLQNRDKERPFFMMCHHKAPHRPWDSDEKHADMFEDADVPMPDNFFDNYANRSNAAKDAKMRVFGHMSERDLKIDTLGPPPEGLSEKELANWQYQRYIKEYLRCVASIDDNVGRMLDYLDEEGIADNTLVIYTSDQGFFLGDHGWYDKRFMYEESLRMPFLVRYPREIQPGSSSDAMALNIDFAETWLDYAGLSIPDDMQGTSLRPILNGETPDDWRTSMYYRYWMHLTHHYVPAHYGIRTHRYKLIYYYGEALGTTGSIDEPKEPEWELFDLEKDPNEMCSVYDDPAYADIVTELTAELYRLKAEAGDEE from the coding sequence ATGATATGGCAAATTGTAAACTTAAAGGAGTCACAATTGAGCAGACCTAATATCCTATTCATCATGTCCGATGACCACGCATCACATGCTATCAGCAGCTACGGGAGTCGGATTAACCAAACACCAAATCTTGATCGTATCGCAGATGGCGGTATGATTCTTCAAAATTGTTTCTGTGTGAACTCGATTTGCACACCGAGTCGTGCGAACATTTTAACCGGTAAACACAGCCACCTCAACGGTGTCAAAACATTGTCGGATCCTATTGATGGCAGAAAACCGAATGTCGCGAAGATGCTTCAAGGGGATGGCTATCAAACAGCGATGGTCGGCAAATGGCACCTTGGGCATGGCGGTAACGCTGACCCAACCGGTTTCGATTACTGGAACGTGCTCCCCGGACAAGGACTCTATCATGACCCAGTGATGCTCGAGCCGGATGGTAGAAAGACACACAAAGGCTACACTACAGACATCATCACCGATTTCTCATTAGAATGGCTACAGAATCGGGACAAAGAACGTCCGTTCTTTATGATGTGTCACCACAAGGCACCACACCGACCCTGGGATTCCGATGAGAAGCACGCCGACATGTTCGAGGACGCAGATGTTCCGATGCCGGACAATTTCTTCGACAATTACGCGAACCGTTCAAACGCCGCAAAGGATGCAAAAATGCGTGTCTTCGGTCACATGAGTGAAAGGGATCTCAAGATCGACACACTCGGTCCACCACCAGAGGGATTATCTGAGAAGGAGTTGGCAAACTGGCAGTATCAGCGGTACATCAAGGAGTATCTCCGCTGTGTCGCCTCGATTGATGATAACGTCGGTCGGATGCTTGACTATCTCGACGAAGAAGGTATTGCAGATAATACTCTTGTCATCTATACCTCTGATCAAGGCTTCTTTTTAGGCGACCACGGTTGGTATGACAAGCGGTTCATGTACGAAGAATCCTTACGGATGCCCTTCCTCGTCCGCTATCCGCGTGAGATTCAACCCGGCAGTTCATCCGACGCAATGGCGTTGAACATCGACTTCGCAGAGACCTGGCTCGACTACGCAGGATTGTCGATTCCAGATGACATGCAAGGCACCAGCCTACGTCCAATTCTCAACGGTGAAACCCCGGACGACTGGCGAACCTCAATGTATTACCGCTACTGGATGCACCTCACGCATCACTATGTTCCCGCCCACTACGGGATACGGACACATCGCTATAAACTCATCTATTACTACGGCGAGGCACTCGGCACAACAGGCTCGATTGATGAGCCGAAAGAACCGGAATGGGAACTCTTCGATCTTGAAAAAGATCCGAATGAGATGTGCAGTGTCTACGACGATCCAGCTTATGCAGATATCGTCACCGAATTGACAGCAGAGTTATACCGACTCAAAGCAGAAGCAGGAGACGAGGAGTAG
- a CDS encoding VWA domain-containing protein, translating to MNRSYRRQRSMRALLFAAVIHLCLAIVFTFSFYTQRQHRNEDILAVELIDPKDAPEKRRTLKPPPPKKLRTPQQTDPSTESSQRHLDLMASANLIDETLRQSEEKLLHSTTRSVSDTETTLPDVTTEAKQYNSRTTPISEEVTSPFETTAGAGVDSPRQRVKGDGSGGFHKLESTGTSEIGAIGDGDGTGDGEGTGKGDSTNPFAEALKRVADHIIGTRELDKVNVVFVLDTSASMRDNIQQVAANLYAMTDEFDLVNLEYHLGMSEFSVRRQGQNLEIRSLLPDVGMLRRRMQKATLSGDEHALDALTDTPYRIDFHADADKYIILVTDEPATTAFKKDGAYETMREKVIKEYQLQEVRVNVLGVPEPFQQELAEVTGGLWQPIPGGLGSATTLPSDRVANAGFLKVFRDIVTDLRRNSGKLLFSMESQFEVLLEDGDIPMQKLLREFKRNGISLSNGGSLFNNAKVWEKEKGDLWVITDYVNGRTYTIRKAGDKLNVYAGVFPESWNLSENLTAMPQRHGRRWLINDQHNKRMYTIRSEKNRLNIYDGAALSASPDSAVRGFEPIVDIVVMLDYSRSMGGKSQAIMLGLSTLIGRLDILPIKYRIGLIRFAEAKDAIKVINGAVVTQMPLNESMLESYMEDPFGGDEHLIDAIVEGVPKVKFSPYASRFLLILTDEPTTGKYPPERAIRLCQSLGIRAYIIGHPRATDFQKALVEQTGGRFFTMPKHLSKTYPNQ from the coding sequence ATGAACCGTTCCTACAGACGACAACGTTCCATGCGCGCGCTGCTCTTTGCAGCCGTTATTCATCTCTGCCTCGCCATCGTTTTCACGTTTTCATTCTATACACAGCGGCAGCATAGAAACGAAGACATACTGGCAGTGGAGTTAATCGATCCGAAAGATGCGCCGGAAAAACGTCGCACCCTCAAACCGCCACCACCCAAAAAACTACGGACACCACAGCAGACAGATCCCTCTACCGAGTCAAGCCAGCGACATCTTGACCTGATGGCTTCCGCGAATTTAATCGATGAAACCCTGCGCCAATCCGAGGAGAAACTCCTCCATAGCACAACCAGATCCGTGTCCGACACCGAGACAACACTTCCCGATGTGACGACAGAGGCAAAACAGTACAATAGCCGAACAACACCGATTTCAGAAGAGGTCACAAGTCCTTTTGAAACCACTGCAGGTGCCGGTGTAGATAGTCCACGGCAACGCGTCAAAGGGGACGGTAGTGGTGGATTTCACAAACTGGAATCCACGGGCACTTCTGAAATCGGCGCGATTGGCGACGGAGATGGCACCGGCGACGGGGAAGGAACCGGTAAAGGTGATTCTACCAACCCCTTCGCTGAGGCACTCAAACGTGTCGCTGACCATATCATTGGAACACGAGAACTCGACAAGGTGAACGTCGTCTTTGTTCTCGATACGAGCGCGAGCATGCGGGATAACATACAGCAAGTTGCAGCAAACCTGTACGCCATGACCGATGAGTTCGATCTCGTCAATTTAGAGTACCATCTCGGCATGTCAGAATTCAGTGTCCGACGGCAGGGTCAAAATCTGGAGATTCGCTCTCTGCTTCCCGATGTTGGCATGCTCCGCAGACGGATGCAAAAAGCCACGCTCAGCGGGGACGAGCACGCGCTTGACGCACTCACAGATACCCCCTATCGTATAGACTTCCATGCCGATGCGGACAAATACATCATCCTTGTAACCGACGAACCCGCAACCACCGCTTTTAAAAAGGATGGTGCTTATGAGACGATGCGGGAAAAGGTCATAAAGGAATATCAATTGCAGGAGGTCCGCGTCAACGTCCTTGGAGTTCCAGAACCCTTCCAGCAAGAGTTAGCGGAGGTGACAGGTGGTCTCTGGCAGCCGATTCCGGGAGGTTTAGGCAGTGCAACGACGCTGCCAAGTGATCGGGTCGCCAACGCAGGATTTCTCAAGGTATTTCGGGATATTGTCACCGACCTGCGCCGAAACAGCGGCAAATTACTCTTTAGCATGGAGTCTCAATTCGAGGTGCTACTTGAGGACGGCGATATCCCAATGCAAAAGTTGCTTCGCGAATTCAAGCGAAACGGTATCTCTTTATCCAACGGTGGAAGTCTGTTTAATAATGCCAAAGTCTGGGAGAAAGAAAAGGGAGATCTGTGGGTAATCACTGATTATGTAAATGGTCGTACTTACACCATCCGCAAAGCTGGTGACAAATTGAACGTCTATGCCGGTGTCTTTCCTGAAAGTTGGAATCTTTCTGAGAATCTCACCGCAATGCCACAACGACACGGCAGGCGATGGCTCATAAACGACCAGCACAACAAACGTATGTACACCATCCGAAGCGAAAAGAACCGATTGAACATCTACGATGGCGCAGCACTCAGCGCATCACCGGACAGTGCAGTGAGAGGATTTGAACCGATTGTGGACATCGTCGTTATGCTCGACTATAGCCGAAGTATGGGCGGCAAATCGCAAGCAATCATGCTCGGCTTGAGCACACTCATCGGTAGGTTAGACATCCTACCCATTAAGTATCGGATCGGACTCATCCGTTTCGCAGAAGCGAAAGATGCCATCAAGGTTATCAACGGTGCGGTCGTGACGCAGATGCCGCTCAACGAATCCATGCTGGAAAGTTACATGGAGGACCCATTTGGTGGAGACGAGCATCTCATCGACGCAATTGTGGAAGGTGTCCCGAAAGTGAAATTCAGTCCGTATGCAAGCCGATTCCTGCTCATCTTGACAGACGAACCGACGACAGGCAAATATCCACCTGAACGCGCGATTCGTCTATGTCAATCGTTAGGTATTCGTGCCTACATTATCGGGCATCCGCGGGCTACGGATTTCCAGAAAGCCCTCGTCGAACAGACAGGTGGACGTTTCTTCACAATGCCGAAACATCTAAGCAAAACATATCCAAATCAATAG
- a CDS encoding CRTAC1 family protein — protein sequence MRINQKLKSFLPILSLFLLTAGSAASQSPIFVDVTEEAGIHFKHSNGATEHKHIIETMGSGAVFFDYDTDGDPDLYLVNSGNVPQGHQQTLGNVLYRNEGDGRFTDVTEISGTGDTSYGMAASAGDIDNDGDLDLYVANFGPDKLYQNNGDGTFTDITEAAGIDNTLWGIGAAYLDFDVDGDLDIFIVNYLAYALSMPVSVYKGIVGYGHPRSYEGTPDVLYRNNGDGTFTNIAETAGVTNSVEGRGMGVVAWDYDQDGLPDIYVANDTNRNFLYHNNGDGTFTDESTFIGVGYDERGVAEGSMGVDCADYNGDGWLDLIVANSEKATLYKNEEGLFFVDATADSRLEQPTLPFIGFSPLFLDYDNDGHLDMFCANGNPQDADVVEILMNHETYAQRDQMFQNNGDGTYSDISETAGDYFSEELVGRAAATADYDNDGDMDIVIMNSNQRAVLLRNEGGNNKNWLSIKLVGTRSNRDGIGAKVTLTTEDTTQIREVKSGSSYASGSDTRLLFGLGENQRVKKVSIIWQSGTLQELTDISANQILRIVESQE from the coding sequence ATGCGAATAAATCAGAAACTAAAGTCGTTTTTACCGATCCTCTCACTCTTTCTACTAACGGCAGGTAGTGCCGCCTCGCAATCCCCTATCTTTGTGGATGTCACCGAAGAAGCAGGTATCCACTTCAAACACAGCAACGGTGCGACTGAACACAAGCATATCATCGAGACAATGGGTTCTGGTGCAGTCTTCTTCGATTACGACACCGATGGCGATCCGGATCTCTATTTGGTTAACAGTGGTAACGTTCCTCAAGGGCACCAACAAACACTCGGTAACGTCCTCTATCGAAACGAAGGCGATGGACGTTTCACGGATGTTACCGAAATCTCAGGAACAGGAGATACAAGTTATGGGATGGCGGCATCTGCGGGGGATATTGACAACGACGGTGATCTCGACCTTTATGTTGCCAACTTTGGACCGGATAAACTCTACCAAAATAATGGAGACGGTACTTTTACCGACATCACCGAAGCTGCGGGTATTGATAACACACTCTGGGGTATTGGCGCAGCTTATCTGGATTTCGATGTTGATGGGGATTTGGACATCTTCATCGTCAATTATCTGGCGTATGCGTTGTCAATGCCGGTATCAGTCTACAAAGGCATTGTCGGCTACGGGCATCCGCGCAGCTACGAGGGAACCCCGGATGTGCTTTACCGAAATAACGGCGATGGCACCTTCACGAATATCGCAGAGACAGCGGGCGTAACAAATTCTGTCGAGGGACGAGGTATGGGAGTCGTCGCCTGGGACTACGATCAAGATGGATTGCCTGATATTTACGTCGCCAACGATACCAACAGAAACTTCCTGTATCATAACAACGGTGATGGCACCTTCACCGATGAAAGTACTTTCATCGGCGTAGGGTATGATGAGAGAGGGGTCGCCGAAGGTTCTATGGGGGTAGACTGCGCAGACTATAACGGCGATGGATGGCTCGATCTGATCGTTGCGAATTCGGAGAAGGCGACCCTGTATAAAAATGAGGAAGGACTTTTCTTCGTCGATGCTACCGCGGACAGCCGGTTGGAACAACCAACACTGCCCTTCATCGGTTTCAGTCCGCTTTTTCTGGACTACGATAACGACGGACACCTTGACATGTTCTGTGCAAATGGAAACCCACAAGATGCCGATGTTGTTGAGATTTTAATGAACCACGAAACCTACGCCCAACGCGACCAGATGTTCCAAAATAACGGCGACGGCACCTACAGCGATATATCCGAAACAGCAGGGGATTACTTCTCAGAGGAACTCGTTGGGAGAGCCGCCGCGACTGCCGACTACGACAACGACGGCGATATGGATATCGTCATCATGAATTCCAATCAACGCGCTGTCCTGCTTCGGAATGAGGGTGGAAACAACAAAAACTGGTTGAGCATTAAACTGGTCGGCACGCGAAGCAATCGCGACGGCATCGGAGCGAAGGTCACACTTACAACAGAGGACACAACACAGATAAGGGAAGTAAAGAGCGGTTCGAGTTACGCCTCGGGAAGTGATACGCGACTGTTATTCGGTTTAGGCGAGAATCAGCGCGTTAAGAAGGTGAGCATTATCTGGCAAAGCGGCACTCTACAGGAATTGACAGACATATCCGCCAACCAGATATTGAGGATTGTGGAATCGCAAGAGTAA
- a CDS encoding tetratricopeptide repeat protein, protein MRNWLKVIIILWLCSPLLGITAEKSGDHSTYVQHIEQAFILMFQGDNQGAISEFEAALAIEPDHFEILHYLGMAHAQEEFWKKAAESCQRSLALMPDNIEALYSLGVVYFKLDQWADAVATLERVIELSPQHARGYEMLGKSLVKLRRYTEAIPILLQALALTPQFPGLYYELGMAHLNLKAYPEAIENFKQAIAYGPTGYAEPHHGLGTAYFRLGDREKSRAEMKIYQQLQKEFAEYERLTRLTQAEPNNLQAWTELATLLMNQKNYAKAVQVFHKCIELAPNNANFHHGLSQAFMNLNYPKHAAEAVRKAINLMPNQAILYNTLGSAYAMQGDSQEAIGAFRKAVELDGEQPYYHLNLSRLYQGIGNQKLAQEHYRVYEHLLSKQK, encoded by the coding sequence ATGCGAAACTGGTTGAAAGTTATCATCATCCTCTGGCTCTGTTCGCCCCTGTTGGGGATCACCGCTGAAAAATCCGGTGACCACAGTACTTATGTCCAACATATAGAGCAAGCCTTTATTCTCATGTTCCAAGGCGATAATCAAGGAGCCATCTCTGAATTTGAAGCCGCGCTCGCGATCGAACCTGATCACTTTGAAATTCTGCACTACCTCGGTATGGCACATGCCCAAGAGGAATTCTGGAAAAAAGCCGCCGAAAGCTGCCAACGCTCCTTAGCACTGATGCCTGACAACATTGAGGCACTCTATTCACTCGGTGTCGTTTATTTCAAACTCGATCAGTGGGCAGACGCAGTAGCAACACTCGAAAGGGTTATAGAACTTTCACCGCAACACGCACGCGGGTATGAAATGCTCGGCAAATCACTCGTAAAACTGCGTCGGTATACAGAAGCTATTCCAATTTTGCTGCAAGCACTCGCGCTGACTCCGCAGTTTCCAGGTCTCTATTATGAACTCGGCATGGCACACCTCAATTTAAAGGCATACCCAGAGGCGATAGAAAACTTCAAACAGGCGATAGCGTATGGTCCAACAGGTTACGCTGAGCCACACCATGGACTCGGTACCGCGTATTTTCGGTTAGGCGACCGAGAGAAAAGCAGAGCCGAAATGAAAATCTATCAACAGCTTCAAAAGGAATTTGCTGAATATGAACGCCTCACACGTCTTACACAAGCGGAACCGAATAATCTTCAGGCGTGGACAGAGTTAGCCACACTCCTCATGAACCAAAAGAACTATGCCAAGGCAGTCCAAGTCTTTCATAAATGTATCGAACTCGCGCCCAACAACGCCAACTTTCACCACGGGCTGAGCCAAGCCTTCATGAATCTCAACTATCCGAAGCATGCAGCAGAAGCCGTCAGAAAAGCCATCAACTTGATGCCCAATCAAGCAATTCTCTATAATACCCTCGGTAGTGCCTATGCGATGCAAGGCGACTCACAGGAAGCAATTGGTGCATTCCGAAAAGCGGTTGAACTTGATGGCGAGCAGCCTTACTACCATCTCAACCTTTCAAGACTTTATCAAGGTATCGGCAACCAAAAACTCGCACAGGAGCATTATCGCGTCTATGAACACCTTTTGTCCAAACAAAAGTAA